One Agelaius phoeniceus isolate bAgePho1 chromosome 8, bAgePho1.hap1, whole genome shotgun sequence genomic region harbors:
- the LHX4 gene encoding LIM/homeobox protein Lhx4: MMQSSALAAEGAVKGLPEILGVPVQQIPQCAGCNQHILDKFILKVLDRHWHSSCLKCADCHMQLAERCFSRAGSVYCKEDFFKRFGTKCTACQQGIPPTQVVRKAQDFVYHLHCFACIICSRQLATGDEFYLMEDGRLVCKEDYETAKQNDDSEAGAKRPRTTITAKQLETLKNAYKNSPKPARHVREQLSSETGLDMRVVQVWFQNRRAKEKRLKKDAGRHRWGQFYKSVKRSRGGGKLDKESSAEDCGVSDSELSFRDEQILSELGHNNNNRVYGSVGDVAGGQLLNGGFSMEGTGQTYQDLRDGSPYGLPQSPSSISSLPAHGPLLNGLDYAMDGSLGLAHGAQGVSQTLRAMAGGGPTSDISTGSSVGYPDFPTSPASWLDDMDHPPF; the protein is encoded by the exons AGATCCCCCAGTGCGCCGGCTGCAACCAGCACATCCTGGACAAGTTCATCCTCAAGGTGCTGGACCggcactggcacagctcctgcctcaaGTGCGCCGACTGCCACATGCAGCTGGCCGAGCGCTGCTTCTCCCGCGCCGGCAGCGTCTACTGCAAGGAGGATTTCTTCAA GCGTTTCGGGACCAAATGCACGGCGTGCCAGCAGGGCATCCCCCCGACCCAGGTGGTCCGCAAAGCCCAGGACTTCGTGTACCACCTGCACTGCTTCGCCTGCATCATCTGCAGCCGCCAGCTGGCCACGGGCGACGAGTTCTACCTGATGGAGGACGGGCGGCTGGTCTGCAAGGAGGACTACGAGACGGCCAAGCAGAACG ATGACTCCGAGGCGGGCGCGAAGCGGCCCCGGACCACGATCACGGCCAAGCAGCTGGAAACGCTGAAGAACGCCTACAAAAACTCCCCCAAGCCCGCCCGCCATGTGCGGGAGCAGCTCTCCTCCGAGACGGGGCTGGACATGAGGGTCGTGCAG GTGTGGTTCCAGAACCGGCGGGCCAAGGAGAAGCGGCTGAAGAAGGACGCGGGGCGGCATCGCTGGGGGCAGTTCTACAAGAGCGTGAAGCGGAGCCGCGGGGGAGGGAAGCTGGACAAGGAGAGCTCGGCCGAGGACTGCGGCGTCAGCGACAGCGAGCTCAGCTTCCGCG ACGAGCAGATCCTCTCCGAGCTCGgccacaacaacaacaacagggTTTACGGCTCCGTGGGGGACGTGGCGGGCGGACAGTTGCTGAACGGCGGCTTCTCCATGGAGGGCACGGGACAGACGTACCAGGACTTGCGGGACGGGAGCCCCTACGGCCTCCCGCAGTCGCCGTCCTCCATCTCTTCCCTGCCGGCGCACGGGCCCTTGCTCAACGGGCTGGACTACGCCATGGACggcagcctggggctggcccACGGGGCGCAGGGGGTGAGTCAGACGCTGCGGGCCATGGCCGGGGGGGGCCCCACCTCCGACATCTCCACGGGGAGCAGCGTCGGGTACCCAGACTTTCCCACCAGCCCGGCCTCCTGGCTGGACGACATGGATCACCCCCCCTTCTAA